In Syntrophotaleaceae bacterium, a genomic segment contains:
- a CDS encoding DUF485 domain-containing protein gives MGHGPAVKLGKDNASGYKTKLGIWMFLFYTLIYAIFVGINSVNPALMEVTIMGQTLAVVFGFGLIIIAFIMAIIYNYFCNSAEARLNK, from the coding sequence ATGGGACACGGACCCGCGGTAAAGCTGGGTAAAGACAATGCTTCGGGCTACAAAACCAAGCTCGGAATCTGGATGTTTCTGTTTTACACACTGATCTATGCCATTTTTGTCGGCATCAACTCCGTCAATCCTGCCCTGATGGAAGTCACCATCATGGGTCAGACCCTGGCGGTGGTGTTCGGCTTCGGATTGATCATCATCGCCTTTATCATGGCGATCATTTACAACTACTTCTGCAATAGCGCAGAAGCAAGATTGAACAAGTAA
- a CDS encoding exonuclease domain-containing protein → MRPNLKFWIILTAVELAVFSIIIGSCALAWVQLSPREQDFFSRVAVRVVPYPLLGALILFLIIALLVHFLFRHYVIPILKIGEETKLISAVNPGYRIEPKGPLELIHLADTINESADAFQALQQEIKGKIDKARADLRAERNRLAALMSKLPTGVLVCNTSGQVMLYNPQAQRLLQQPGKRIGLGRSIFGILDREAIVHALDLLHQADLQGEKAPAVNFITTAQENLCLRINMVPVYQEDSRPREISGFFLAIENITDQMEAELQRDQIFQIFTEDMRHFSDRIHGITSKKDKTSGNQEAWKGIDDLCRAMKLRVRNAREEYARHLFSTGGIETVLGDYLVEIIRRQLGRQAGIPVERQVAPEIWLQIDSYAMVQGLAHLGAPLRGCSDLDRLMLRLQGTNDRQAVLEIEWKGCALSREELDSWRHQPLIRNGRSKLISFSDLIDKVQGNITFLPPDRETCQGVRLTLPLSRSGEHFKEKVPAEDRPVYYEFNLLTQVCVEDLCKQPLNQLTFAVFDTETTGLQPSQGDEIIQVGAVRIVNGRILYDETMDQLVNPMRTVPEESIRIHGITPELLQDQPTIETVLPELHHFAEGSVLVAHNAAFDMKFLKLKERETGIRFEQPVLDTLLLSSIVHPHLEGHGLEQIAQRLNVAVIGRHTALGDALVTAEILCKLIPLLADKGIYTLNQALEACALSPYARLRF, encoded by the coding sequence ATGCGCCCGAACCTGAAATTCTGGATTATCCTCACCGCCGTCGAACTGGCCGTGTTCAGCATCATCATTGGCAGCTGTGCCCTTGCCTGGGTGCAGCTTTCTCCGCGGGAACAGGATTTTTTCTCCCGGGTCGCGGTGCGTGTGGTGCCTTATCCGCTGCTCGGTGCCCTCATCCTGTTTCTGATCATCGCCCTGCTGGTCCACTTCCTGTTCCGCCACTACGTCATCCCGATCCTCAAAATAGGCGAAGAAACGAAACTGATTTCGGCCGTCAATCCCGGGTACCGCATCGAACCAAAAGGACCTTTGGAACTGATCCATCTGGCGGACACCATCAACGAATCAGCCGATGCCTTCCAGGCCCTGCAGCAGGAGATAAAGGGGAAGATAGACAAGGCCAGGGCGGACCTGCGCGCGGAACGCAACCGCTTGGCGGCCCTGATGTCGAAACTCCCCACAGGAGTGCTGGTCTGCAACACCAGCGGCCAGGTCATGCTCTACAATCCCCAGGCCCAGCGCCTGCTGCAGCAACCGGGAAAACGCATCGGACTGGGAAGATCCATTTTCGGTATTCTCGACCGCGAGGCCATCGTTCACGCCCTCGATCTGCTGCATCAGGCGGACCTGCAGGGGGAAAAGGCCCCGGCCGTCAACTTCATCACGACGGCTCAGGAAAACCTCTGCCTGAGAATCAACATGGTCCCTGTGTACCAGGAGGATTCCCGCCCGCGGGAGATCAGCGGATTTTTCCTGGCCATCGAGAATATTACCGATCAGATGGAGGCGGAACTGCAGCGTGACCAGATCTTCCAGATCTTCACTGAGGACATGCGGCATTTCTCCGACCGCATTCATGGGATAACTTCTAAAAAAGATAAAACTTCAGGCAATCAGGAGGCATGGAAGGGGATTGATGACCTTTGCCGAGCCATGAAGCTGCGGGTCAGAAATGCAAGGGAGGAATATGCGCGGCATCTTTTTTCCACGGGCGGCATCGAAACCGTGCTGGGAGATTACCTGGTGGAAATCATCAGACGCCAGCTTGGCCGGCAGGCGGGAATCCCGGTCGAACGGCAGGTCGCTCCGGAAATCTGGCTGCAGATCGACAGCTATGCCATGGTCCAGGGTCTGGCTCACCTCGGTGCCCCCCTGCGGGGCTGCTCCGACCTCGACCGGCTGATGCTTCGCCTTCAGGGAACAAACGACCGGCAGGCCGTTCTTGAAATCGAATGGAAGGGGTGTGCACTGTCCAGGGAGGAACTGGACAGCTGGCGACATCAGCCTCTGATTCGGAATGGGCGGAGTAAACTGATTTCCTTTTCCGACCTGATCGACAAAGTCCAGGGGAACATCACCTTTTTGCCGCCGGACCGCGAAACCTGCCAGGGAGTCAGGCTGACCCTGCCCCTTTCCCGCTCTGGAGAACACTTCAAGGAAAAGGTCCCGGCCGAAGACCGCCCCGTCTACTACGAGTTCAACCTGCTGACCCAAGTCTGCGTCGAGGACCTCTGCAAGCAGCCCCTCAATCAACTGACCTTTGCCGTTTTCGACACCGAAACCACCGGACTGCAACCCTCTCAAGGGGACGAAATCATTCAGGTCGGCGCTGTGCGCATCGTGAACGGTCGCATCCTCTATGACGAAACCATGGATCAACTGGTCAACCCCATGCGAACCGTTCCCGAGGAATCGATCCGGATCCATGGCATCACTCCCGAACTGCTGCAGGACCAGCCGACCATCGAAACCGTCCTGCCCGAGCTGCATCATTTTGCCGAAGGCTCGGTACTGGTCGCGCACAATGCGGCCTTCGACATGAAATTTTTGAAACTGAAGGAAAGGGAAACGGGGATTCGTTTCGAACAGCCTGTCCTCGACACCCTGCTGCTCTCCTCCATCGTCCATCCCCATCTCGAAGGCCATGGTCTGGAGCAGATTGCACAGCGCCTCAATGTCGCCGTCATCGGACGCCACACCGCCCTGGGCGACGCGCTGGTCACGGCGGAGATCCTGTGCAAACTGATTCCCCTGCTGGCGGACAAGGGGATCTACACCCTCAATCAGGCTCTTGAAGCCTGCGCTCTTTCCCCCTACGCCCGGCTGAGGTTCTAG
- a CDS encoding acetate uptake transporter, with translation MENQRALVDTTANPAPLGLLGFGMTTVLLNLHNAGFYPLDTMILAMGIFYGGVAQIFAGWMEWRKGNTFATTAFCSYGLFWFSLVALILMPKADIGIAAPAKDTAMAAYLTMWGLFTAIMFLGTFRLSRALQVVFGSLTVLFFLLAAGDATGNETLTMIAGYEGIFCGFSAIYTGLAQVLNEVNGRQIMPLGVIAR, from the coding sequence ATGGAAAATCAACGTGCGCTCGTCGACACCACCGCCAACCCCGCCCCTCTTGGTTTGCTCGGCTTCGGCATGACCACCGTGCTGCTCAACCTGCATAATGCAGGCTTCTATCCCCTGGATACCATGATCCTCGCGATGGGCATCTTCTACGGTGGAGTGGCCCAGATTTTTGCCGGCTGGATGGAGTGGCGTAAAGGCAACACTTTCGCTACCACCGCTTTCTGCAGCTACGGCCTGTTCTGGTTTTCACTGGTGGCCCTGATCCTCATGCCGAAAGCCGACATAGGCATTGCCGCTCCTGCCAAGGACACTGCCATGGCCGCTTACCTCACCATGTGGGGTCTGTTTACCGCCATCATGTTCCTGGGGACCTTCCGACTGAGCCGTGCTCTGCAGGTCGTTTTCGGCTCCCTGACAGTGCTCTTCTTCCTGCTGGCCGCGGGAGATGCAACCGGCAATGAAACCTTGACCATGATCGCCGGCTACGAAGGAATCTTCTGCGGTTTCAGCGCCATTTACACCGGTCTGGCCCAGGTTCTCAACGAAGTGAACGGGCGTCAGATCATGCCTCTTGGCGTCATCGCCCGCTAA
- a CDS encoding OFA family MFS transporter, whose translation MEPEKQTVKSRGAQVVVAGLGINLALGILYAYSMLKGEIANLFPGAGDPYATACLVFALAMTAGGKMQDKIGPKLTALMGGLLVGAGFLICSQTSGYWEWILGFGVLAGIGIGFSYAAATPPALKWFSPAKTGLIAGIVVSGFGIAPVYLAPLCKYLLGQYGLHTTMMILGLAFIAIVCGMALLLTNPPAEFSPAVKGGAAYKKASTNDVGPMQMLKDGRFYSLWLTFFIGAGAGLMVIGSIAGIAKQSMGEMAFIAVAVMAVGNASGRILAGILSDKIGRATTLTIMLVFQALLMFAAIPVVSGPGSGAVLTTLLATMIGFNYGTNLSLFPSFSKDYWGAKNYGINFGILFSAWGVGAFVLVKVSSLLNAKYGGMQTSFMVAGVMLLVGAMMAMAMRPKKAVAPAVEPIFVEEEDLVLEKVRD comes from the coding sequence ATGGAACCTGAAAAGCAGACCGTAAAAAGCCGAGGTGCTCAGGTTGTCGTTGCCGGCCTTGGAATCAATCTGGCCCTAGGCATTCTTTACGCTTACAGTATGCTCAAGGGTGAAATTGCCAACCTGTTTCCCGGCGCCGGCGATCCCTATGCGACAGCCTGTCTCGTGTTCGCCCTGGCCATGACTGCGGGTGGCAAGATGCAGGATAAGATCGGGCCGAAACTGACCGCTCTCATGGGCGGCCTCCTGGTCGGTGCCGGCTTCCTGATCTGCTCCCAGACATCGGGCTACTGGGAGTGGATCCTTGGGTTCGGTGTGCTGGCCGGCATCGGAATCGGATTCAGTTATGCCGCAGCGACCCCTCCGGCCCTGAAATGGTTTTCCCCCGCGAAAACCGGTCTGATCGCAGGGATTGTCGTTTCCGGTTTCGGTATTGCCCCGGTTTATCTCGCTCCTTTGTGCAAGTACCTGTTGGGGCAGTACGGTCTGCATACAACCATGATGATTCTGGGTCTCGCCTTTATTGCCATCGTTTGCGGCATGGCTCTGCTGCTGACCAACCCGCCTGCTGAATTTTCCCCTGCAGTGAAGGGGGGCGCCGCATATAAAAAGGCATCGACAAACGATGTCGGACCGATGCAGATGCTCAAGGACGGGCGCTTCTACAGCCTGTGGCTCACCTTTTTCATCGGCGCCGGAGCCGGCTTGATGGTCATCGGCAGCATTGCCGGCATCGCCAAGCAGAGCATGGGAGAAATGGCCTTCATCGCCGTTGCGGTCATGGCGGTGGGGAATGCCTCCGGACGTATTCTCGCCGGTATCCTTTCCGACAAAATCGGGCGTGCCACAACCCTGACCATTATGCTGGTTTTCCAGGCCTTGTTGATGTTTGCCGCCATTCCGGTCGTTTCCGGCCCGGGCTCCGGCGCAGTCCTCACCACCCTGCTGGCCACCATGATCGGATTCAACTACGGCACCAACCTGTCCCTGTTCCCCTCCTTTTCCAAGGATTATTGGGGCGCCAAGAACTACGGCATCAACTTCGGCATCCTGTTTTCTGCCTGGGGCGTGGGTGCCTTCGTCCTGGTGAAGGTTTCCTCCCTGCTCAATGCCAAATACGGCGGCATGCAGACCTCCTTTATGGTAGCCGGCGTCATGCTGCTGGTCGGCGCCATGATGGCCATGGCCATGCGGCCGAAAAAAGCCGTTGCTCCTGCCGTCGAACCGATTTTTGTCGAGGAAGAGGACCTGGTTCTGGAGAAGGTTCGGGATTGA
- a CDS encoding cache domain-containing protein: MKNLKISHKIFLLIGSMLLVFCLVVSWLYLEAKQNYIKARRQDIQHVVETAWGVLDRYVQMVDQGRLSREEGRQLALETVRQLRFGEDNYFWINDFEPRMIMHPIDEELVGESLVNYRDPNGKELFVEMASLVRKQGEGFIEYVWHKPGSQQPAAKVSFVKELPEWGWIIGAGVYTDDIDEALAKIFYTTFGILAALLVSAVVVTLIVSRQISIPLQQAVEAMEKLGSGNFNVHLGMNRKDEIGRMANAIDACVASLRKIFVAIRSM; the protein is encoded by the coding sequence TTGAAAAATCTGAAAATCTCCCACAAGATCTTTCTGTTGATCGGCAGCATGCTTCTCGTCTTCTGCCTGGTGGTATCCTGGCTCTACCTGGAGGCCAAACAGAATTACATCAAAGCACGGCGTCAGGACATCCAGCATGTGGTCGAAACCGCCTGGGGGGTTCTGGACCGTTACGTGCAAATGGTGGATCAGGGCCGGCTTTCCCGGGAAGAGGGGCGGCAGCTTGCTCTGGAGACGGTACGGCAACTGCGGTTTGGGGAAGACAACTATTTCTGGATCAACGACTTTGAGCCGCGCATGATCATGCATCCGATCGATGAAGAACTGGTCGGAGAAAGCCTGGTAAACTATCGGGATCCCAACGGCAAGGAACTCTTCGTGGAAATGGCCTCCCTTGTGCGCAAACAGGGGGAAGGGTTTATCGAGTACGTCTGGCACAAGCCTGGGAGTCAGCAGCCGGCGGCAAAAGTTTCTTTCGTCAAGGAACTGCCCGAATGGGGATGGATTATCGGTGCGGGAGTCTATACCGATGATATCGATGAGGCGCTGGCCAAGATTTTTTACACCACATTCGGCATTCTCGCAGCGCTCCTGGTCTCGGCGGTGGTGGTGACGCTGATCGTTTCCCGCCAGATATCCATCCCTCTGCAGCAGGCGGTGGAAGCCATGGAAAAGCTGGGCAGCGGCAATTTCAACGTCCATCTCGGCATGAACCGCAAGGACGAAATCGGGCGCATGGCCAACGCAATCGATGCCTGCGTCGCCAGTTTGCGCAAGATCTTCGTCGCCATCCGCAGTATGTAG
- a CDS encoding cation acetate symporter — MVYTQSPLAIALFLGFVLFVLGLSFYLARRATSSAGYYAAGGNIHWFVNGIAFAGDYLSAASFLGICGMIATAGYDGFLYSIGYLAGWMVALFLVAEPMKRLGKYTFTDALDSKFNSKGIQLAAAISTLLVSVFYLIPQMVGAGVLVQPLLGMPHYVGVLIVGVVVTLIVATAGMASTTYVQFFKGGMLLVCSTILVIGVFGRGLSTSPDQGGRKDYHNFQTMTATKGADGSLQLSDSSYSVPQDWETSPYGEHGFVKLTKDGEPSVWKVEEAETGYELKETLYTQELADGTKLYNGAPKEAGRFFPVGAIKELRIDGEEVAQTGALGPFAYLKAVKNSTVMLWGKAYVKDDGALTTIYYPKPTAGSRILRPGLKFKVDNATGTEKFNFISLMLALFCGTAALPHILIRYYTVPSQAAARKSTIVAIASIGFFYILTLFMGIGAMTNGVINLTDNNMSAPLLALSFGVVLFSIISSLAFATVLGTVSGLIVAASGAVAHDLMDNFLGMKMTDTSKVMAGKIAAVVVGCIAIYLGIVFEGMNVSFLVGWAFAVAASANLPPILMLLFWKKTTAQGITASVLVGLVSSLGLILLSPDMWVLYGKLPENAPVSFNSPALVSIPLSFIALVVVSLMTQKTGVADTEAEAMEA; from the coding sequence ATGGTCTATACTCAGTCTCCGTTGGCTATCGCCCTCTTTCTCGGTTTCGTTCTTTTCGTGCTCGGCCTGTCCTTCTACCTGGCCCGCCGGGCTACCTCGTCGGCAGGCTACTATGCCGCCGGCGGCAATATCCACTGGTTCGTCAACGGCATCGCCTTCGCCGGCGACTACCTCTCGGCTGCCTCTTTCCTCGGTATCTGCGGCATGATCGCGACCGCCGGCTACGACGGCTTCCTCTACTCCATCGGCTACCTGGCCGGCTGGATGGTGGCCCTGTTCCTGGTGGCCGAGCCGATGAAGCGTTTGGGCAAGTACACCTTCACCGACGCCCTCGATTCCAAATTCAACTCCAAGGGCATCCAGCTGGCCGCCGCCATCTCGACCCTGCTGGTCTCGGTCTTCTACCTGATTCCGCAGATGGTCGGCGCCGGCGTGCTGGTGCAGCCCCTGCTCGGCATGCCCCACTATGTCGGCGTGCTGATCGTCGGCGTGGTCGTCACCCTGATCGTCGCCACCGCCGGCATGGCCTCCACCACCTATGTCCAGTTCTTCAAGGGGGGCATGCTGCTGGTCTGTTCGACCATTCTGGTCATCGGCGTCTTCGGCCGCGGCCTGAGCACCTCGCCCGATCAAGGCGGGCGGAAGGACTATCACAATTTCCAGACCATGACCGCGACCAAGGGGGCCGACGGCTCCCTGCAACTCTCCGATTCCTCCTACAGCGTACCCCAGGACTGGGAGACCAGCCCCTATGGCGAGCACGGCTTTGTTAAGCTGACCAAGGACGGGGAACCCTCGGTTTGGAAGGTCGAGGAAGCTGAAACCGGTTACGAGCTGAAGGAAACCCTGTATACCCAGGAACTGGCTGACGGTACCAAGCTGTACAACGGGGCACCCAAGGAAGCAGGGCGTTTCTTCCCCGTCGGAGCCATCAAGGAATTGCGCATCGATGGCGAAGAAGTGGCCCAGACCGGTGCTCTTGGCCCCTTCGCCTATCTCAAGGCCGTCAAGAATTCCACCGTCATGCTCTGGGGCAAGGCCTATGTCAAGGATGATGGCGCCCTCACCACCATCTACTATCCGAAGCCGACTGCCGGCTCCCGGATCCTGCGCCCCGGTCTGAAGTTCAAAGTCGACAATGCCACCGGCACCGAGAAGTTCAACTTCATCTCCCTGATGCTGGCCCTGTTCTGCGGCACCGCGGCCCTGCCGCACATCCTGATCCGCTATTACACGGTGCCGAGCCAGGCCGCCGCGCGTAAATCGACCATCGTCGCCATCGCCAGTATCGGCTTCTTCTACATCCTGACCCTGTTCATGGGCATCGGCGCCATGACCAACGGCGTCATCAACCTCACCGACAACAACATGTCGGCTCCGCTTCTGGCCCTGTCCTTCGGGGTGGTGCTGTTCTCCATCATCTCCTCGCTGGCCTTCGCCACGGTGCTGGGGACGGTCTCCGGTCTGATCGTGGCGGCTTCGGGTGCAGTGGCTCACGACTTGATGGATAACTTCCTCGGCATGAAGATGACCGACACCTCCAAGGTCATGGCCGGCAAGATCGCCGCGGTTGTGGTGGGCTGCATCGCCATCTACCTCGGCATCGTTTTCGAGGGGATGAACGTCTCCTTCCTGGTCGGCTGGGCCTTTGCGGTGGCCGCCTCGGCCAACCTGCCGCCGATTCTGATGCTGCTGTTCTGGAAGAAGACGACGGCTCAGGGCATTACCGCCTCGGTGCTGGTCGGCCTGGTTTCGTCCCTCGGTCTGATTCTGCTCTCCCCCGACATGTGGGTGCTGTACGGCAAGCTGCCGGAAAACGCTCCGGTCTCCTTCAACAGCCCGGCGCTGGTTTCCATCCCCCTGAGCTTCATCGCCCTGGTGGTGGTTTCCCTGATGACCCAGAAGACCGGGGTTGCCGATACCGAAGCCGAAGCCATGGAAGCCTGA
- a CDS encoding acetate uptake transporter, whose amino-acid sequence MNDGIRCSYYGKDENSCDVGCGYISPSDVATIIKYCSSNYRACSKYQELIDRCPAEAVRDMRQAEMGNQVAGIRDRRQPVSGRPLVKPFKVKWPLPFLGRHVSSRSFRDHRPSAGSVLIPEVPPKKAMQAPAITHPAPLGLLGFGMATVLVNLHNAGFLNLSALMLAIGIFYGGLAQIITGIMEFRRDNTFGATAFISYGLFWLTLVALVLMPRFGLGPPPSGAALVAYLSMWGIFTAALFLGSLKMALNLRIFFGFLTLLFVMLAVATATNNDMIRLAAGYQGIFTGILAIYAGLVQVVREVYRNDGVAVRQN is encoded by the coding sequence ATGAATGATGGCATCCGGTGCTCCTATTACGGCAAGGACGAAAATTCCTGTGACGTCGGTTGTGGTTACATCAGCCCATCGGATGTCGCAACCATCATCAAATATTGCAGCTCCAACTACCGGGCCTGCAGCAAATATCAGGAACTGATCGATCGTTGTCCGGCAGAAGCCGTCAGGGATATGCGGCAGGCAGAGATGGGGAATCAGGTTGCCGGTATCCGTGATCGCCGGCAGCCGGTATCCGGCCGTCCCCTGGTCAAACCCTTCAAGGTCAAGTGGCCCCTGCCTTTTCTCGGCCGTCATGTGTCCTCCCGTAGTTTCAGGGACCATCGCCCCTCTGCCGGCAGCGTTTTGATACCTGAAGTTCCGCCAAAGAAGGCGATGCAAGCCCCCGCGATCACCCATCCGGCGCCCCTTGGTCTGCTCGGCTTCGGGATGGCCACTGTTCTGGTCAACCTGCACAATGCAGGTTTTCTGAACCTGAGCGCCCTGATGCTGGCTATAGGCATATTTTATGGAGGTCTTGCCCAGATCATTACCGGAATCATGGAATTTCGCAGGGACAATACCTTCGGAGCCACCGCCTTCATCTCCTACGGCCTTTTCTGGCTGACCCTGGTGGCTCTGGTGCTGATGCCCCGTTTTGGTTTGGGACCGCCCCCATCAGGAGCCGCACTGGTTGCCTATCTCTCGATGTGGGGTATTTTTACGGCGGCCCTGTTCCTCGGAAGCCTGAAAATGGCTCTGAATCTGAGAATTTTTTTCGGTTTCCTGACATTGCTGTTCGTGATGCTTGCGGTTGCCACGGCCACAAACAACGATATGATTCGTCTTGCCGCTGGTTATCAGGGGATTTTTACCGGGATCCTCGCAATTTATGCCGGGCTGGTGCAGGTGGTCAGGGAAGTTTATCGAAACGATGGCGTGGCCGTCCGGCAGAATTGA
- a CDS encoding putative nucleotidyltransferase substrate binding domain-containing protein codes for MTPSKQLRSMAPFDRLPETIVREILAAARVRSFSAGDVIFEQDDPATGFLYIVKKGLVEITALTPGGIDLVVEYRREGEFFGEMPVFSDESYSGGARAARETECYLIPSEQLRQAEQRHPQLREYFTGAVLFRVQQLYAEIVADHTRSALAHLEAYPFQKRLSEIMSSPVATCGAEESVQEVARRMVEKKISSVVVVDDSGRPAGLVTERDLVTKVIAPGQLENRNLSAGQIMAACPFSMSPDAYMYEAMSYMLGHRLKHLPVVDGGETVGMVTLSDLMRYRSQKAMLLLGSIREENSLAGLALIRQEIVEVARALLSEIRTLPEVMEILSYIHYEIIRRVYELCEREMIAAGFVKPAIRHCFLIMGSGGRREMLLNPDQDNGFVYENLDDDRLTEVEGYFMPFSEKLVTALAEVGYPLCEGKVMANNPAWRGRLCDWQARVRGWVSEPEPQNVRTSSIFFDFTALVGDAGLVHDLRSIVYQEMHDYPGFLYHMMTLDLQYRVPLGLLGRFLVEKSGPQAGKLSLKLAGSIYLVDCIRMFCLEQELQELETLKRLKALVARSVFATETAEHIEAAFEALVFLRLRNEIAQVDAGKSPNHFIDPQALSKNEQSLLRASFQAVRELQEATKRHFGRTVL; via the coding sequence ATGACTCCCTCGAAGCAACTGCGCTCCATGGCGCCCTTCGACCGGCTTCCCGAGACCATTGTCCGGGAGATTCTTGCCGCGGCCCGGGTCAGGAGTTTTTCCGCTGGTGATGTCATTTTCGAACAGGACGATCCCGCTACCGGGTTTCTCTACATCGTAAAAAAGGGCCTCGTGGAAATCACCGCTCTGACTCCCGGAGGTATCGATCTGGTGGTCGAGTATCGCCGGGAAGGGGAGTTTTTTGGGGAGATGCCGGTTTTTTCCGACGAATCCTACTCCGGAGGCGCCCGCGCCGCCCGGGAAACCGAATGTTACCTGATTCCCTCCGAGCAACTCCGTCAGGCTGAGCAAAGACACCCCCAACTGCGCGAATACTTCACCGGTGCCGTCCTGTTCAGGGTGCAGCAGCTGTATGCGGAAATCGTTGCCGATCATACCCGCAGCGCTCTCGCTCACCTGGAGGCCTACCCCTTTCAAAAACGGCTTTCCGAGATCATGTCCTCTCCGGTGGCCACCTGCGGGGCCGAGGAGTCGGTTCAGGAAGTTGCCCGGCGGATGGTCGAAAAAAAAATAAGTTCCGTGGTGGTGGTCGACGACAGCGGCCGGCCGGCCGGCCTGGTGACAGAGCGGGATCTGGTAACCAAGGTGATTGCCCCCGGTCAGCTGGAAAACCGGAACTTGTCCGCCGGGCAGATCATGGCTGCCTGCCCGTTTTCCATGTCGCCTGACGCCTACATGTATGAAGCCATGTCCTACATGCTTGGCCATCGGCTCAAGCATCTGCCGGTCGTCGATGGAGGCGAAACCGTCGGCATGGTCACCCTCAGCGACCTGATGCGGTACCGGAGTCAGAAGGCCATGCTGCTGCTTGGTAGCATCCGTGAGGAAAACTCCCTGGCAGGGCTTGCTCTGATCCGTCAGGAGATCGTCGAGGTAGCTCGGGCGCTGCTTTCGGAAATCCGCACCCTGCCCGAGGTGATGGAAATACTGTCCTATATTCACTACGAAATCATCAGGCGGGTCTACGAGCTTTGTGAAAGGGAGATGATCGCGGCAGGATTTGTGAAACCCGCGATCCGCCACTGTTTCCTGATCATGGGAAGCGGGGGGCGCAGGGAAATGCTGCTCAATCCCGATCAGGACAACGGTTTCGTCTATGAGAATCTGGATGACGACCGGCTGACCGAGGTCGAGGGGTATTTCATGCCCTTTTCGGAAAAACTGGTGACGGCGCTGGCGGAGGTCGGCTATCCCCTGTGTGAAGGGAAGGTGATGGCCAACAATCCGGCCTGGCGTGGCCGGCTCTGCGACTGGCAGGCCCGCGTCCGGGGTTGGGTCAGCGAGCCCGAACCGCAGAACGTTCGCACATCGTCCATCTTTTTCGATTTCACCGCCCTGGTTGGAGATGCCGGCCTTGTCCACGATCTGCGCAGCATCGTTTATCAGGAGATGCACGATTATCCCGGATTCCTCTACCACATGATGACCCTGGATCTGCAGTACCGGGTTCCCCTCGGTCTTCTCGGTCGTTTTCTGGTGGAAAAGAGCGGACCCCAGGCGGGAAAGCTGTCCCTGAAGCTGGCGGGCAGCATCTACCTCGTCGACTGCATCCGGATGTTCTGTCTGGAACAGGAGCTGCAGGAACTGGAAACCCTGAAGCGACTCAAGGCCCTGGTTGCCCGCAGCGTATTCGCCACGGAAACCGCCGAGCATATCGAAGCAGCCTTCGAAGCTTTGGTCTTTCTGCGCCTGCGCAACGAAATCGCCCAGGTTGATGCCGGCAAGAGCCCAAACCATTTCATCGATCCCCAGGCCCTCTCCAAAAACGAACAGAGCCTACTTAGAGCTTCCTTTCAGGCGGTTCGTGAATTGCAGGAGGCGACCAAGCGTCATTTCGGCCGCACAGTGTTGTAA
- a CDS encoding helix-turn-helix domain-containing protein yields MNMHKSIRLTPHDRQQIWQLYKSDEYNVTELAEIFRVSRPTIYKVLARARKQEFLPRSSINARYRTLKYGLKRLAKVERNLGEKRGRPMQGLRALTV; encoded by the coding sequence ATGAACATGCACAAAAGTATTCGACTCACCCCCCATGACAGGCAGCAGATCTGGCAGTTGTACAAGTCCGATGAATACAACGTTACAGAACTGGCTGAAATCTTCCGCGTCTCCCGGCCGACCATCTACAAGGTCCTGGCCAGGGCCAGAAAACAGGAATTTTTGCCGAGAAGCAGCATCAATGCCCGTTACCGCACCCTGAAATACGGCCTGAAGCGACTGGCCAAGGTCGAGCGGAACCTGGGTGAAAAACGGGGCCGGCCGATGCAGGGCCTGCGAGCTCTGACCGTATAG
- a CDS encoding acetate uptake transporter — protein sequence MTANSPSVSYLEMPFPALLGFAVSLLSYILSQLDFLRPPLLLTGIVLISGAVVQLIYGIHSRQNGHKRNAAILLPFGIFWLSLVGYQVFPGLGIGRHPGAVTMFSFMSLWGIFAAILFLSSFRSNTIVQVFFGALMASLLSLSMYQLRDHQVFLILGCFFGILSSLSAVYIALAQAFIQRLQRSSEYVIEEIGN from the coding sequence ATGACTGCAAACTCACCCTCCGTGTCATATCTGGAAATGCCGTTTCCGGCACTTTTGGGGTTCGCCGTTTCTCTGCTCTCCTATATTTTGAGTCAGCTCGATTTCCTGCGTCCTCCGTTATTGCTGACAGGAATTGTTCTCATCAGCGGAGCTGTTGTTCAATTGATCTACGGCATTCACAGCCGGCAGAACGGGCATAAAAGAAATGCCGCGATCCTGCTCCCTTTTGGAATCTTCTGGCTATCGCTTGTCGGGTATCAGGTTTTCCCGGGGCTTGGCATCGGACGTCACCCCGGCGCCGTCACCATGTTTTCCTTCATGAGCCTCTGGGGGATATTCGCTGCGATTCTGTTTCTGAGCAGTTTCCGCAGCAATACAATTGTGCAGGTTTTTTTCGGGGCGCTGATGGCTTCGCTGCTGTCGTTATCGATGTACCAGTTGCGAGACCATCAGGTCTTCCTAATACTCGGCTGCTTTTTCGGAATTCTTTCCTCTTTGAGCGCGGTGTATATCGCTCTTGCCCAGGCATTCATTCAGCGCCTGCAGCGATCCTCCGAATATGTGATTGAAGAGATCGGAAATTAA